A single Chanos chanos chromosome 8, fChaCha1.1, whole genome shotgun sequence DNA region contains:
- the LOC115818570 gene encoding NADH dehydrogenase [ubiquinone] 1 beta subcomplex subunit 9 isoform X1 gives MLFSCIPSRVTRDSGPAKMATAYLTHQQKVLRLYKRALRHLESWCIFRDKYRFYACLLRARFDENKHEKDLVKATMMLKAGEEEFWANQHPQPYLFPDSPGGTSYERYECYKVPEWCLDHWHPSEKAMYPDYFAKREQWKKLQAQSWDREVQQLQEETPEGGVRSEALPPARKEGDLPPLWWQYVTRPRERPM, from the exons GTGACTCGGGACAGTGGACCTGCAAAGATGGCAACCGCCTATCTAACCCACCAACAGAAGGTCTTACGGCTTTATAAGAGAGCCCTTAGACACCTGGAATCCTGGTGCATCTTTAG agataAGTATCGCTTCTATGCCTGTCTGCTGAGAGCTCGATTTGATGAGAATAAGCATGAGAAGGACTTGGTCAAAGCAACAATGATGCTGAAAGCTGGTGAGGAGGAATTTTGGGCCAATCAGCATCCACAGCCCTACCTGTTCCCAGACTCACCTGGCGGGACATCCTATGAGAGATATGAATGCTATAAG GTTCCTGAGTGGTGCCTGGATCACTGGCATCCCTCGGAGAAGGCCATGTACCCAGACTACTTTGCCAAGAGGGAACAGTGGAAGAAGTTGCAGGCGCAGAGCTGGGATAGAGAG gtccagcagctgcaggaggagaCCCCTGAAGGCGGAGTCAGGTCTGAAGCCCTGCCCCCAGCTCGTAAGGAGGGGGACCTGCCCCCCCTCTGGTGGCAGTATGTCACTCGCCCCAGAGAGCGTCCTATGTGA
- the LOC115818570 gene encoding NADH dehydrogenase [ubiquinone] 1 beta subcomplex subunit 9 isoform X2 — MATAYLTHQQKVLRLYKRALRHLESWCIFRDKYRFYACLLRARFDENKHEKDLVKATMMLKAGEEEFWANQHPQPYLFPDSPGGTSYERYECYKVPEWCLDHWHPSEKAMYPDYFAKREQWKKLQAQSWDREVQQLQEETPEGGVRSEALPPARKEGDLPPLWWQYVTRPRERPM, encoded by the exons ATGGCAACCGCCTATCTAACCCACCAACAGAAGGTCTTACGGCTTTATAAGAGAGCCCTTAGACACCTGGAATCCTGGTGCATCTTTAG agataAGTATCGCTTCTATGCCTGTCTGCTGAGAGCTCGATTTGATGAGAATAAGCATGAGAAGGACTTGGTCAAAGCAACAATGATGCTGAAAGCTGGTGAGGAGGAATTTTGGGCCAATCAGCATCCACAGCCCTACCTGTTCCCAGACTCACCTGGCGGGACATCCTATGAGAGATATGAATGCTATAAG GTTCCTGAGTGGTGCCTGGATCACTGGCATCCCTCGGAGAAGGCCATGTACCCAGACTACTTTGCCAAGAGGGAACAGTGGAAGAAGTTGCAGGCGCAGAGCTGGGATAGAGAG gtccagcagctgcaggaggagaCCCCTGAAGGCGGAGTCAGGTCTGAAGCCCTGCCCCCAGCTCGTAAGGAGGGGGACCTGCCCCCCCTCTGGTGGCAGTATGTCACTCGCCCCAGAGAGCGTCCTATGTGA